In Mercenaria mercenaria strain notata chromosome 15, MADL_Memer_1, whole genome shotgun sequence, a single genomic region encodes these proteins:
- the LOC128548779 gene encoding gastrula zinc finger protein XlCGF7.1-like has protein sequence MKCSASAFCGKKMFVCALCTKEYKSKSGLIKHEKRHAGVGKHKCLQCGMLAFSRKDFETHIARHSNDKLYVCTKCGKTFKTQKDMQDHSRLEDSGGKYECDTCGSKYKKKSDLTEHQNPSESSSLD, from the exons ATGAAATGCTCAGCTTCAGCATTTTGTGGTAAG aaaatgttcgTCTGTGCTCTATGCACTAAAGAATATAAAAGCAAGTCTGGTTTAATTAAGCACGAGAAGAGGCATGCGGGCGTTGGCAAGCATAAATGTCTTCAATGTGGTATGCTTGCCTTCTCCAGAAAAGACTTCGAGACGCACATAGCCAGGCACAGCAATGACAAACTATATGTATGCACCAAATGTG GCAAGACatttaaaacgcaaaaagacATGCAAGATCACTCAAGGCTAGAGGATTCTGGTGGGAAATATGAGTGTGACACCTGCGGGTCAAAGTACAAGAAGAAATCGGACCTAACGGAGCATCAGAACCCATCAGAATCCTCTAGCCTTGATTGA